One part of the Lachnospiraceae bacterium JLR.KK002 genome encodes these proteins:
- a CDS encoding metalloregulator ArsR/SmtB family transcription factor — MPHYNLPHNHGQNIEKVLDKIPPAERFRDIAFLFQQLDDPTRLRILWLLCHCEECVCNIAAAVDMSAPAVSHHLRVLKKSGIISSRREGKEVYYSLSKTPQAKLLHRSIDALFEISCPTDI; from the coding sequence ATGCCACACTATAACTTACCTCACAATCATGGACAGAATATTGAGAAAGTCCTAGATAAGATTCCACCTGCAGAACGGTTCAGAGATATAGCGTTTTTGTTCCAGCAGTTAGACGATCCTACAAGGCTGCGGATTTTGTGGCTGTTATGCCATTGTGAGGAATGTGTCTGTAATATAGCGGCGGCTGTTGATATGAGCGCACCTGCTGTGTCGCACCACCTTCGGGTTTTAAAGAAAAGCGGGATTATATCAAGCCGGAGGGAAGGAAAGGAAGTATACTACTCCCTGTCTAAAACGCCGCAGGCAAAATTGCTGCACCGTTCCATAGATGCCTTGTTTGAAATCTCCTGTCCAACCGATATTTAA
- a CDS encoding winged helix-turn-helix domain-containing protein — protein MGKVMILSFTDDEEDIYKRILQIINGSKNFEQCSAFQNIKLIQAGKLWIDYMQRNVCVNNIEIELTYIEFEILYLLAGNPGRVFRKEQIYDIVWNEAYAGDYNIVMSHIHNIREKIEDNPSKPIYIQTVWGVGYRFNKNLNSGL, from the coding sequence ATGGGCAAAGTAATGATTTTATCTTTTACAGATGATGAGGAAGATATTTATAAGCGGATATTGCAAATCATAAATGGCAGTAAAAATTTTGAACAATGCAGTGCTTTTCAGAATATAAAACTAATTCAAGCTGGAAAATTATGGATAGATTATATGCAAAGAAATGTTTGTGTTAATAACATTGAAATTGAACTTACCTATATTGAATTTGAAATTTTATATCTATTAGCTGGCAATCCTGGCAGGGTGTTTAGAAAAGAGCAGATATATGATATTGTTTGGAATGAAGCATATGCTGGTGATTACAATATCGTTATGAGTCATATCCATAATATAAGAGAAAAGATAGAGGATAATCCAAGCAAACCGATTTACATACAGACGGTTTGGGGCGTAGGCTATCGGTTCAATAAAAATCTAAACAGTGGTTTGTAA
- the mobC gene encoding plasmid mobilization relaxosome protein MobC, producing MANRTRTNRNEFHLDDKEQYILDEKFKLSGMKSKSAFIRKLILYGYVYDVDYSFLREYNTELGRISSSLNQIAKRINSTNHVYQEDMDEVKELMKQVWHTQKSMLSQQPLIKR from the coding sequence ATGGCAAACAGGACACGAACCAACCGGAATGAATTTCACTTAGATGATAAAGAGCAGTATATCCTTGACGAAAAGTTTAAACTATCCGGCATGAAAAGCAAATCGGCTTTCATCCGGAAGCTAATTTTATACGGATACGTCTATGACGTGGATTACAGTTTTTTAAGAGAATACAATACGGAGCTTGGACGGATCAGCTCCAGCCTGAACCAAATTGCGAAAAGAATTAACAGCACAAACCACGTCTATCAGGAAGATATGGACGAAGTAAAGGAGTTGATGAAACAGGTATGGCATACACAAAAATCCATGCTATCACAGCAACCGTTGATAAAGCGGTAG
- a CDS encoding helix-turn-helix domain-containing protein, with translation MKAEQKQFNCPVEATLSLIGGKYKPLVLWHLKSQPLHYMELQRLIPNATPKMLSGQLHDLEDCGMINREVIPEKPPKTIYSLTAFGKSIIPVLNAMCDWGTAYLDGLDIQPVCCPSQSKK, from the coding sequence ATGAAAGCAGAACAAAAACAATTTAACTGTCCCGTAGAAGCTACCCTGTCCCTGATTGGAGGGAAATATAAACCGCTGGTATTGTGGCATTTAAAATCACAGCCATTACACTACATGGAACTGCAACGCCTTATCCCAAATGCAACCCCCAAAATGCTCTCCGGTCAGCTCCATGATTTAGAAGATTGCGGCATGATAAACAGAGAAGTGATTCCTGAAAAACCGCCTAAAACAATCTACTCTCTTACTGCCTTTGGGAAAAGCATCATACCTGTACTGAACGCCATGTGTGATTGGGGAACAGCATATTTGGACGGATTGGATATACAGCCCGTATGCTGTCCTTCCCAAAGCAAAAAATAA
- a CDS encoding radical SAM protein, protein MMKNIEIGSIRPPSESESLLVRVTRGCHWNKCYFCGLYKSMNFSMRPIEDTIQDIKEQAALYQGRKFKSCFLQDGDALVLKTDYLLRILDALNKYFPDLEYITSYARADSITRKSPAELQELRQAGLNHLYCGMETGSDKILQLINKGFHADTVVESGCMAKDAGMILSEFILLGIGGKELSKENAIQTAEALNVIQPDFIRVHATGIKPESKMWEFVQGGSFTLQSEEEIMIEQKLFLEKLLEMDSYYVNEHIVNLLLEVRGKLQTDKMEMLSAIDNFLGLPEDEKLLFIVGRRLNIFFLLDDLKNPELYRKAQECMEQILQKNPQVDFTRLCNYVRQSQI, encoded by the coding sequence ATGATGAAAAATATAGAAATTGGCTCAATTCGTCCGCCGTCAGAGAGTGAAAGCCTGCTTGTCCGAGTGACCAGAGGATGCCATTGGAATAAGTGCTATTTTTGTGGACTATACAAATCTATGAATTTTTCCATGCGTCCGATTGAAGATACCATACAGGATATTAAGGAACAGGCGGCATTATATCAGGGAAGAAAATTCAAATCATGTTTTTTGCAGGACGGGGATGCGCTGGTATTAAAAACGGATTATCTGCTCCGTATTTTGGATGCGCTAAATAAGTATTTTCCTGATTTGGAGTATATAACTTCCTATGCTCGTGCTGACAGTATCACACGAAAAAGTCCGGCAGAATTACAGGAACTTCGGCAAGCGGGACTAAATCATCTGTACTGCGGTATGGAAACCGGATCGGATAAGATATTACAGCTTATCAACAAAGGCTTCCATGCAGATACCGTTGTGGAAAGCGGGTGTATGGCAAAAGACGCTGGCATGATTTTATCAGAGTTTATATTGCTTGGGATTGGTGGAAAAGAGCTTTCAAAAGAAAATGCAATCCAGACAGCGGAAGCACTTAATGTGATTCAGCCGGATTTTATTCGTGTCCATGCAACGGGAATAAAACCGGAGTCTAAAATGTGGGAGTTTGTTCAGGGAGGTTCTTTCACATTACAGTCCGAAGAAGAAATAATGATAGAGCAAAAATTATTCTTGGAGAAGCTGCTTGAAATGGACAGCTATTATGTGAATGAACATATCGTCAATTTGTTGTTGGAGGTCAGGGGAAAGCTGCAAACGGATAAAATGGAAATGCTGTCTGCCATAGATAATTTTTTAGGCTTGCCGGAAGATGAAAAACTTTTATTTATTGTAGGCAGGCGGCTCAATATTTTCTTTTTGCTGGACGATTTGAAAAATCCGGAATTATATCGAAAAGCACAGGAATGTATGGAGCAGATTTTACAGAAAAATCCGCAGGTAGATTTCACCAGACTTTGTAATTATGTCAGGCAATCACAGATTTAG
- a CDS encoding relaxase/mobilization nuclease domain-containing protein — MAYTKIHAITATVDKAVAYICNPDKTDESIYISSYACAPETAAIDFKYTLDHCRENSPNKAYHLIQAFAPGEVSFDEAHQIGKELADKVLEGKFSYVVTTHIDKGHVHNHIIFCAADNMEHNKYHDCKQSYYRIRKLSDELCSEHNLSVIIPGGERGKKYNEWQSDKNGTAWKTQIRKDINAAIKASSTYEEFLLLMRAKGYEVKGEAFGEDAPKFISFRPLGKERFVRGSVKSLGREYTKERIKERIELKRERKAVIPKRDYADKRLIDTSDEKFQNSPGLQRWAVVENLKIAAQAYNEVGSIKELEQKIAATSATGKEAKQTVRKLENRMKDLAEIIKYAEQYKANKSYNIAYKKSKNPDAYFRKHESQIILYGGARRMLEQAGISLKGLNIDKLKAEYQELTAQKKELTATYKNCDKELKSLNRKLENLNQYLGRTEQPKNAQEQPDRDNSPAR; from the coding sequence ATGGCATACACAAAAATCCATGCTATCACAGCAACCGTTGATAAAGCGGTAGCCTACATATGCAACCCGGATAAAACGGACGAAAGCATCTACATTTCTTCCTATGCCTGTGCGCCGGAAACCGCAGCGATTGACTTCAAATATACTTTAGACCACTGCCGGGAAAACAGCCCCAACAAAGCCTATCATCTGATACAGGCTTTCGCTCCCGGTGAGGTCAGTTTTGACGAAGCGCACCAGATAGGGAAAGAACTTGCCGACAAGGTTTTAGAGGGAAAATTTTCTTATGTTGTCACCACCCATATTGATAAAGGTCACGTCCATAACCACATCATTTTTTGTGCCGCCGACAACATGGAACATAATAAATATCATGACTGCAAGCAAAGCTATTACCGCATCCGGAAACTAAGTGACGAGCTGTGCAGCGAGCATAACCTTTCCGTCATAATTCCCGGTGGGGAGCGTGGCAAAAAATACAATGAATGGCAGTCAGACAAGAATGGTACAGCATGGAAAACGCAGATAAGAAAAGACATCAATGCTGCCATCAAAGCATCCTCCACCTATGAAGAATTTCTGCTCCTGATGCGGGCAAAAGGCTATGAAGTAAAAGGCGAAGCCTTTGGGGAAGATGCCCCCAAATTTATCTCTTTCCGTCCACTTGGCAAAGAGCGTTTTGTGCGTGGCAGTGTAAAGTCACTCGGCAGAGAATATACAAAGGAACGCATCAAAGAACGGATAGAATTGAAACGGGAACGGAAAGCGGTTATCCCGAAAAGAGATTATGCGGATAAGAGATTGATTGACACCTCTGATGAAAAATTCCAGAACAGTCCGGGACTGCAAAGGTGGGCGGTGGTTGAGAATTTAAAGATTGCAGCACAGGCATACAACGAGGTTGGCTCCATAAAAGAACTGGAACAGAAAATCGCCGCCACTTCCGCCACTGGAAAGGAAGCAAAACAGACTGTACGGAAACTGGAAAACCGTATGAAAGACCTTGCGGAAATCATCAAATATGCGGAACAATACAAAGCCAACAAGTCTTACAATATTGCCTATAAGAAATCGAAAAACCCTGACGCATATTTCCGCAAGCATGAGAGCCAGATCATTCTTTATGGCGGCGCAAGGCGTATGCTGGAACAGGCGGGCATCTCCTTAAAAGGTTTGAATATTGACAAGCTGAAAGCAGAATATCAGGAGCTGACCGCACAGAAGAAGGAACTGACCGCCACTTACAAAAACTGTGACAAAGAGCTGAAATCGCTGAACCGGAAACTGGAGAACCTGAACCAGTATTTAGGGCGCACAGAACAGCCAAAAAACGCACAAGAACAGCCAGACCGGGACAACAG
- a CDS encoding nitroreductase family protein, producing the protein MDFLNIAKQRFSVRSYTDQAVEKEKLDKILEAAHVAPTAANLQPVHLIVVQSKEGLEKIGQGANLYGAPLAIIVCADHEKAWVRPFDKKQTGDIDTSILTDHMMLQATELGLGSVWICYFKPDVIRKEFGLPENLEPVNILAVGYSDEEVADPERHKDMRIPISQLVSYENL; encoded by the coding sequence ATGGATTTTTTAAACATTGCAAAACAGCGTTTCTCTGTACGCAGCTACACAGATCAGGCGGTGGAAAAGGAAAAACTGGATAAGATTCTGGAAGCTGCCCATGTAGCTCCAACCGCCGCAAACCTCCAGCCTGTGCATCTGATTGTGGTGCAGAGCAAAGAAGGACTTGAAAAGATAGGACAGGGGGCAAACCTCTATGGTGCGCCGCTGGCAATCATCGTCTGCGCTGACCATGAAAAGGCTTGGGTGCGCCCGTTTGATAAGAAGCAGACAGGTGATATTGACACCTCTATTCTGACAGACCACATGATGCTGCAGGCAACGGAATTGGGGCTTGGCTCTGTATGGATTTGCTATTTCAAGCCGGATGTTATCAGAAAGGAATTTGGACTTCCTGAAAATCTGGAACCCGTCAATATCCTTGCGGTTGGTTATTCGGATGAAGAAGTCGCTGATCCGGAACGCCATAAAGATATGCGTATTCCGATAAGCCAGTTGGTATCCTACGAAAATCTGTAA
- a CDS encoding heavy metal translocating P-type ATPase translates to MTRKQKHLLIRIIAAAVLFLAGSLLHLPEQVEMGIFLACYVIIGWDIVWKAITNILSGQVFDENFLMTIATIGALILGEHSEGVAVMLFYQVGEWFQSYAVSKSRKSIASLMDIRPDYANVERDGKLVQVDPEEVSIGNTIVVKPGERIPLDGIIINGVSALDTSALTGESMPREVAPGAEVISGCINQTGILSIRTTKEFGESTVAKILDLVENASDKKGKTENFITRFARYYTPAVVFAALALAILPPVITGQSFSIWIYRALTFLVISCPCALVISIPLSFFGGIGGASKIGVLVKGSNYLESLAHAEMVVFDKTGTLTKGSFAVSEIHPIGMDESQLLELAAYAEDYSNHPISASIKKAYGKKIVQNRISDVQEIAGHGVQAVIDGKKVLAGNAKLMEREHIRYQPSGAVGTVIYLACDGTYSGSIVIEDEIKQDAPSAIRQLKSSGIRKTVMLTGDADAVGQKVSGRLGLDQAYTELLPADKVDRVEALLREKTEKGKLIFVGDGINDAPVLARADVGIAMGGLGSDAAIEAADVVLMTDEPSKIATVMKIARKTIRIANQNIVFALGIKFLVLILGALGYANMWAAVFADVGVSVIAILNAIRAMRVKVSPVSE, encoded by the coding sequence ATGACACGAAAACAAAAACATTTATTGATCCGCATTATTGCAGCGGCAGTCCTGTTTCTTGCAGGCAGTCTGCTCCATCTTCCAGAGCAGGTGGAAATGGGCATATTCTTAGCCTGTTATGTAATAATCGGTTGGGATATTGTCTGGAAAGCCATTACAAACATATTAAGCGGTCAGGTATTTGACGAAAATTTCCTGATGACGATTGCAACGATTGGCGCACTGATTTTAGGGGAACATTCAGAAGGCGTAGCAGTTATGCTGTTTTATCAGGTAGGGGAGTGGTTTCAGTCTTATGCGGTTTCCAAATCCCGTAAATCCATTGCAAGCCTAATGGACATCCGACCGGATTACGCAAATGTGGAACGGGACGGGAAACTGGTACAGGTTGATCCAGAAGAAGTTTCTATTGGAAATACCATTGTTGTAAAACCCGGCGAGCGAATCCCTCTGGACGGTATCATTATAAATGGCGTTTCTGCTTTGGATACCTCTGCACTGACTGGAGAATCCATGCCTCGTGAAGTTGCTCCGGGTGCGGAAGTCATCAGTGGCTGCATCAACCAGACAGGTATTTTATCTATCCGCACAACAAAAGAGTTCGGAGAATCCACCGTAGCAAAAATTCTTGATTTAGTAGAAAATGCAAGCGATAAAAAAGGAAAGACAGAGAATTTTATCACACGTTTTGCACGTTACTACACCCCGGCAGTGGTATTTGCAGCTTTGGCTCTTGCCATATTGCCGCCTGTTATCACTGGTCAGTCCTTTAGCATATGGATTTATCGTGCTTTGACGTTCCTTGTAATCTCCTGCCCTTGTGCGCTGGTAATCTCTATCCCGTTAAGTTTCTTTGGCGGCATCGGCGGCGCATCGAAAATCGGTGTCCTTGTAAAAGGCAGTAATTATCTGGAATCCTTAGCTCATGCTGAAATGGTTGTATTTGATAAGACAGGCACACTCACAAAAGGCTCTTTTGCAGTCAGTGAAATCCATCCTATTGGCATGGACGAATCACAGCTTTTAGAGCTTGCCGCATACGCAGAGGATTACTCCAACCACCCTATTTCTGCTTCTATCAAAAAAGCCTATGGCAAAAAAATCGTACAAAACCGCATATCTGATGTTCAGGAGATTGCAGGTCATGGTGTACAGGCAGTCATAGACGGAAAGAAAGTCCTTGCGGGAAACGCAAAACTCATGGAACGGGAACATATCCGCTACCAGCCTTCCGGCGCTGTTGGAACAGTGATTTATCTCGCCTGTGACGGAACATATTCCGGTTCTATTGTCATAGAAGATGAAATCAAGCAGGACGCTCCGTCTGCAATCCGCCAGCTCAAATCCTCCGGCATACGGAAAACGGTTATGCTGACCGGAGATGCTGACGCAGTAGGGCAGAAAGTTTCAGGGCGTCTTGGACTGGATCAGGCTTATACTGAGCTGCTCCCCGCCGACAAAGTTGACCGGGTAGAAGCACTGTTAAGGGAAAAAACAGAAAAAGGCAAACTTATCTTTGTCGGAGACGGAATCAATGATGCCCCCGTACTGGCAAGGGCAGATGTCGGTATCGCTATGGGTGGTCTTGGCTCTGATGCCGCTATCGAAGCCGCAGATGTGGTCTTAATGACAGATGAGCCGTCAAAAATTGCCACAGTTATGAAGATTGCCCGAAAGACAATCCGCATCGCAAACCAGAACATTGTATTTGCTTTGGGAATTAAGTTTTTAGTGTTGATTTTAGGAGCTTTAGGATATGCCAATATGTGGGCGGCGGTATTTGCCGATGTTGGTGTTTCCGTTATTGCAATCCTGAACGCAATCCGGGCAATGCGGGTAAAAGTATCACCCGTTTCTGAATAA
- a CDS encoding metalloregulator ArsR/SmtB family transcription factor, with translation MNQTNKTIFSVPNSSELEQLTELHKAMGDYTRMKILWHLMKQEYCVSELAKKIEVTESAISHQLHELRIARLVRSRKDGKKVFYSIQDEHIQWILEETYAHISERHP, from the coding sequence ATGAATCAAACAAACAAAACAATTTTTTCTGTCCCCAATTCTTCCGAACTGGAACAATTAACAGAATTACACAAAGCAATGGGCGATTACACCCGAATGAAAATACTTTGGCATCTGATGAAGCAGGAATATTGTGTGAGCGAGCTTGCAAAGAAAATCGAAGTCACCGAATCTGCCATATCCCACCAGCTACACGAACTTCGCATTGCAAGGTTAGTCCGTTCCCGCAAGGACGGTAAAAAGGTCTTTTACAGTATTCAGGACGAACACATTCAATGGATTCTGGAAGAAACCTATGCGCATATTTCTGAAAGACATCCATAA
- a CDS encoding metalloregulator ArsR/SmtB family transcription factor, whose translation MEQIYSEDEIRVQIFKALADKTRLDIIRILRNRGEEMNCGEIGEYIDIPKSTASYHFKTLREAGLTATRKESLNKYVSLRLDMFDKYLPGFLDTL comes from the coding sequence TTGGAACAGATATATTCAGAGGACGAGATACGAGTACAAATTTTTAAAGCCTTGGCAGATAAAACACGTTTGGATATTATAAGGATTCTTAGAAACAGGGGTGAAGAAATGAACTGCGGTGAGATTGGAGAATATATTGATATTCCCAAGTCAACAGCATCGTATCATTTTAAGACGTTAAGGGAAGCAGGTCTGACCGCAACAAGAAAAGAATCATTGAACAAATATGTATCGTTAAGGCTGGATATGTTTGATAAGTATCTACCGGGATTTCTTGACACTCTTTGA
- a CDS encoding IS110 family transposase — MISVGIDVSKEKSTVCILKPYGEVVSRPFEVCHVEKELSELTSMLLRLNDDIRVVMEATGIYHLPVLSYLKEKGLFVAVINPFEMKEYRCQGLRRVKTDKQDAITISNYGIDHWYRLKDYEAEESVYAELKLLGRQYRHYMRMRVESVLELTHLLDYTMPGIKTLLKGWNETNGKDKLGDFAEEYWHYDNITKKPEEQFIESYLKWAKEKGYHQSQDKAVKIYALAKEGIPTVPSDTPSTKMLVQEAVRVLREVDNTLMTILTQMQALAKSLPEYPVVRAMGGVGNVLAPKLIAEIGDVRRFHSGKALIAHAGIDAPPYQSGQFMGTERKISKRGSSSLRKIGYEVMRCLKTHKEPADAAVYRFILKKEKEGKSKRAAKIAGLNKFLRIYYARVMEVYQK, encoded by the coding sequence ATGATAAGTGTAGGAATTGATGTGTCAAAAGAAAAAAGTACCGTATGTATCTTAAAGCCTTATGGTGAGGTTGTGAGCAGGCCTTTTGAAGTCTGTCATGTGGAGAAAGAACTGTCCGAACTGACTTCCATGCTGCTGCGTCTGAATGATGACATCCGTGTGGTCATGGAAGCTACTGGGATCTACCATCTGCCTGTATTAAGCTATCTGAAAGAAAAAGGGCTGTTTGTGGCAGTGATTAATCCATTTGAGATGAAGGAATACCGCTGTCAGGGGTTAAGACGTGTGAAAACGGATAAGCAGGATGCCATTACAATCTCTAACTATGGGATTGACCATTGGTACAGGCTGAAGGACTATGAGGCAGAAGAAAGCGTCTATGCGGAGCTGAAGCTTTTGGGAAGGCAGTACCGTCACTATATGCGGATGCGTGTGGAGAGCGTGTTGGAACTGACTCATCTTCTGGACTATACGATGCCTGGGATCAAAACGCTGCTGAAAGGCTGGAATGAAACAAATGGGAAAGATAAGCTGGGGGATTTTGCGGAAGAATACTGGCATTATGACAATATCACGAAGAAACCGGAGGAACAGTTTATAGAGAGCTATCTGAAATGGGCAAAAGAGAAGGGATACCATCAGAGCCAGGATAAAGCCGTCAAGATCTATGCACTGGCAAAAGAAGGCATCCCCACAGTACCCTCCGATACCCCATCGACCAAAATGCTGGTACAGGAGGCAGTACGGGTGTTACGAGAAGTCGATAACACTCTGATGACCATTCTAACACAGATGCAGGCATTAGCCAAGAGTCTGCCGGAATATCCGGTTGTCAGGGCAATGGGAGGTGTTGGAAATGTCCTTGCGCCTAAATTGATTGCAGAGATTGGGGATGTGAGAAGATTCCATAGCGGAAAAGCCCTGATAGCCCACGCAGGAATCGACGCGCCGCCCTATCAGTCAGGGCAGTTTATGGGGACAGAGAGGAAAATATCCAAGAGAGGTTCTTCCAGCCTGCGAAAGATTGGATATGAAGTGATGAGATGTCTGAAAACCCATAAAGAGCCAGCAGACGCAGCAGTGTATAGATTTATTTTGAAGAAAGAAAAAGAAGGAAAGTCAAAACGTGCAGCAAAAATAGCGGGATTAAATAAATTCCTTAGGATTTATTATGCACGTGTGATGGAAGTATACCAGAAGTAA
- a CDS encoding amidohydrolase family protein codes for MIIDSHEHLMLPIEMQIEKLNQAGVDKAILFSTVPHPERAKNLAELRGEMNILYKVLAGANNKEANRERMIKNNNELAMQMKKYPERFFGFGAVPLGMSEPETSSWIEENILSNEFKGIGEFTPGSDEQIRQLEVIFQAVNNFSNLPIWVHTFNPVTISGIHILMELCEKYPSVPVIFGHMGGSNWIDVIDFAKSHKYVYLDLSAAFASIATRMVISELPERCLYSSDAPYGEPYLYRQLIEFVSPSQEVANMVLGNNILQLLSE; via the coding sequence ATGATTATTGATAGTCATGAGCATTTAATGCTGCCCATAGAAATGCAAATTGAAAAACTGAATCAGGCGGGAGTGGATAAAGCTATATTATTTTCGACTGTACCGCACCCGGAGCGAGCAAAAAATCTGGCAGAGTTGCGAGGAGAAATGAACATACTATATAAAGTATTGGCTGGTGCAAATAATAAAGAAGCAAATAGAGAAAGAATGATAAAAAATAATAATGAGCTGGCTATGCAGATGAAAAAATATCCTGAAAGATTTTTCGGTTTTGGTGCAGTGCCTTTGGGTATGAGCGAACCAGAAACTTCTTCATGGATAGAAGAGAATATATTGTCTAATGAATTTAAAGGTATTGGAGAATTTACTCCCGGTTCTGATGAACAGATTAGGCAGCTTGAAGTAATTTTTCAAGCAGTAAATAATTTTAGTAATTTACCAATATGGGTTCATACATTTAATCCTGTCACTATATCAGGCATACACATTTTAATGGAACTTTGTGAAAAATATCCCTCAGTGCCAGTGATTTTTGGACATATGGGTGGATCGAATTGGATCGATGTGATAGATTTTGCAAAAAGCCATAAATACGTGTACTTAGATCTTTCCGCAGCATTTGCTTCAATTGCAACTAGAATGGTTATTTCTGAGTTGCCTGAAAGATGTCTTTACAGTTCAGACGCACCGTATGGAGAGCCTTATTTGTACAGGCAACTAATAGAATTTGTTAGTCCTTCACAGGAGGTTGCCAATATGGTATTGGGAAATAATATATTGCAATTATTGAGTGAATGA